One Methanolinea sp. DNA window includes the following coding sequences:
- a CDS encoding MBL fold metallo-hydrolase, which translates to MVVAEIKIIKPGTLALDWFEPASSPIFAMKYLCGIGGGSTVTFLRSDATILVDTGFDKESDMSADNIRSNQKRLIHALKEAGLASKDIDILFITHWHADHFMNQRIFDDSEVIMLKDAVERHHLDCRGIGPGQKIAAGVVVIPTPGHTVDHASLLVKTENLRYTCRTIGGGRIMGIGSVNVVVAGDAVVSPSCYTSGTIWHYNPDFYSEEEALASVKKIREIADFIIPGHGGMFWNDKGQARART; encoded by the coding sequence ATGGTCGTCGCTGAAATAAAGATTATCAAGCCGGGAACCCTCGCGCTCGACTGGTTCGAACCGGCGAGTTCGCCCATCTTTGCGATGAAGTATCTCTGCGGGATCGGGGGTGGATCGACTGTGACATTCCTCAGGTCCGATGCAACGATCCTGGTCGATACCGGGTTTGACAAGGAATCGGATATGAGCGCTGACAATATCAGGTCAAACCAGAAAAGGCTCATCCATGCCCTGAAAGAAGCGGGACTTGCTTCAAAGGATATCGATATCCTCTTCATCACACACTGGCATGCGGATCACTTCATGAACCAGCGTATCTTCGATGATTCCGAGGTTATCATGCTGAAGGATGCAGTTGAACGGCACCACCTTGATTGCAGGGGCATAGGCCCTGGGCAAAAGATTGCTGCAGGGGTGGTGGTCATTCCCACGCCGGGCCATACCGTTGACCATGCATCCCTCCTTGTGAAGACCGAAAACCTCCGATACACCTGTCGAACGATCGGGGGAGGAAGAATCATGGGCATTGGGAGCGTGAACGTGGTCGTTGCAGGTGATGCCGTGGTATCGCCATCCTGCTACACAAGCGGAACCATATGGCACTATAATCCGGATTTCTATTCAGAAGAGGAGGCTTTGGCCAGCGTGAAAAAAATTCGGGAGATTGCTGATTTCATCATCCCCGGGCACGGGGGAATGTTCTGGAATGATAAGGGTCAGGCGCGAGCAAGAACGTGA
- a CDS encoding type IV pilin gives MTPGKDPERGGSHPLATILLVAITILLALLVLLLVPSLQFEFPDPVKPPSFIEIRSVLHANERGILNYDSRVVLYHNGTQSYPNGNLSATFYRNGTRLPCVISTLNGYQFIKTHHFGVQKIEGLGCRDEKWNPHEKIVVDFTDGTFHPGDTVTVEVYLEPKKILLSRYTSIA, from the coding sequence TTGACGCCGGGAAAGGATCCCGAGAGGGGTGGCTCCCACCCGCTTGCGACCATTCTCCTCGTCGCGATTACCATTCTCCTTGCCCTCCTCGTCCTCCTCCTCGTTCCAAGCCTCCAGTTCGAGTTCCCTGACCCGGTGAAGCCCCCCTCTTTCATCGAGATCCGCTCCGTGCTCCACGCGAACGAGAGGGGTATCCTCAATTATGATTCGAGGGTGGTCCTCTACCACAACGGGACGCAGTCCTATCCGAACGGGAACCTCAGCGCGACGTTCTACCGGAACGGTACAAGGCTCCCCTGCGTGATCTCGACCCTCAACGGCTACCAGTTCATAAAGACGCACCACTTCGGCGTCCAGAAGATCGAGGGACTCGGGTGCCGCGACGAGAAATGGAACCCGCACGAGAAGATCGTCGTGGATTTCACCGACGGGACGTTCCATCCCGGTGACACGGTCACCGTCGAGGTATACCTCGAGCCCAAGAAGATCCTCCTCTCGAGGTACACGAGCATCGCGTGA
- a CDS encoding P-II family nitrogen regulator codes for MMMVSAIIRPERLESVKKALEEAGIFGMTVTEVQGRGDQKGIQLQYRGRTMNVDLIPKTKVDIVVPDDKVRETVAIVSNAARTGKVGDGRIFVLPVASSFRIRTGEEIP; via the coding sequence ATGATGATGGTGAGTGCAATTATCCGTCCTGAAAGGCTCGAATCTGTCAAGAAGGCGCTCGAGGAGGCAGGGATATTCGGGATGACGGTCACCGAGGTCCAAGGCCGCGGAGACCAGAAGGGGATCCAGCTCCAGTACCGGGGGAGGACGATGAACGTGGACCTCATCCCGAAGACAAAGGTCGACATCGTCGTTCCCGACGACAAGGTCAGGGAGACGGTCGCAATCGTATCGAACGCCGCCCGTACCGGGAAGGTCGGTGACGGGAGGATATTCGTTCTGCCGGTCGCGAGCTCTTTCAGGATCCGCACGGGAGAAGAGATCCCCTGA
- a CDS encoding ammonium transporter yields MALDSGTTAWLLVSTALVMLMTPAVGFFYGGLVRKKNLISMIALSFVVFALVSIQWIIIGYTLAFGDDVGGIIGSLDHIGLSGIGVESGDAPYPPLLFVAFQLVFATVTMAIVTSGFAERVRLSAFVLFALLWTTLVYDPLAHWAWGGGWAMVFGSLDFAGGTVVHISSGFAALAIALVIGKRIGFGEYTMEPCNIPMTLLGAGLLWFGWFGFNAGSALAANGLAASAFIVTNTSAAAGALAWLFASWVHGKPSSLGMVSGAIAGLVAITPAAGYVTVPASLVIGLVAGVLCYACMLWRIRKGLDESLDAWSIHGMGGLWGAIATGIFAAAAVNGYSGLIEGNVQQFVANAVGALSALVYAFVVTYILALVIDRTVGLRVSEEEEYVGLDISQHGERV; encoded by the coding sequence ATGGCACTTGATTCAGGAACGACTGCATGGCTCCTTGTATCGACTGCCCTCGTCATGCTGATGACGCCGGCTGTCGGTTTCTTCTACGGCGGGCTCGTGAGGAAGAAGAACCTCATATCGATGATAGCCCTTTCCTTCGTTGTCTTTGCACTCGTGAGTATCCAGTGGATCATCATAGGGTATACGCTCGCGTTCGGGGACGACGTGGGGGGCATCATCGGGAGCCTGGACCACATCGGCCTCTCGGGCATTGGGGTCGAATCAGGCGATGCACCGTACCCGCCCCTCCTCTTTGTCGCGTTCCAGCTGGTCTTCGCAACGGTGACGATGGCAATCGTGACGTCAGGGTTCGCGGAGAGGGTCCGGTTATCCGCATTCGTCCTCTTCGCACTGCTCTGGACGACGCTCGTCTACGATCCCCTCGCCCACTGGGCATGGGGTGGGGGGTGGGCGATGGTATTCGGGTCGCTCGACTTTGCCGGGGGGACGGTCGTCCACATCAGTTCAGGTTTTGCAGCGCTCGCCATCGCACTCGTCATCGGCAAACGCATCGGATTCGGCGAGTACACGATGGAACCCTGTAACATCCCGATGACGCTCCTTGGCGCCGGGCTCCTCTGGTTCGGGTGGTTCGGCTTCAACGCGGGGTCCGCCCTCGCTGCGAACGGGCTTGCTGCCTCGGCCTTCATCGTGACGAACACCTCGGCTGCCGCCGGTGCACTCGCGTGGCTCTTCGCGAGCTGGGTCCACGGGAAACCGAGCTCGCTCGGGATGGTGAGCGGGGCGATCGCGGGGCTCGTCGCAATCACTCCCGCCGCGGGGTACGTCACTGTTCCCGCGTCGTTGGTGATCGGGCTGGTCGCAGGGGTCCTGTGCTACGCGTGCATGCTCTGGCGGATCAGGAAGGGCCTCGACGAGAGCCTCGACGCGTGGTCGATCCACGGCATGGGTGGCCTCTGGGGTGCAATCGCGACGGGCATATTTGCCGCGGCCGCGGTCAACGGGTACTCGGGTCTCATAGAGGGGAATGTCCAGCAGTTCGTCGCGAACGCCGTCGGTGCCCTCTCTGCCCTCGTGTACGCGTTCGTCGTCACGTACATCCTCGCGCTCGTCATCGACAGGACCGTAGGACTGCGCGTCTCGGAGGAGGAGGAGTACGTGGGGCTCGACATCTCCCAGCACGGGGAGAGGGTGTGA